CAGGTACCAAAGCTGATTGCTCAAAAGCTCTCTCGCTCATTCAAGGAATAAACGCTTTATTTCTTATTGCGGACAAGGGATACGACACGCAAAAAATTGTTGATGAAGCATTAAGAAGAAATATGACACCTGTTATTCCTCCGAGGAGAAACCGTAAAGAACAGCGAAAGTATGATAAGTATATTTATAAGTTACGTCATCTTGTTGAAAACGCATTTTTATACATCAAGCAATGGAGAGGGATAGCTACACGTTACGCAAAAATGACAACTTCATTTCTCGCGGCTGTTCAGATTCGCTGTCTCTTTTGGTGGCTAACAATCTCGTGACGACACTGCCTAGCCAATCACAGCTTGAATTCATTTCAAATTGACGATGGAGGTGCATATGTATGCCATTACAAAGGAAGGGGGCATGTTGATGAGTCCGGCTGATGTGTGCCTCACTCCGGCTGGTCCCGTGGTTGTTCCTATTCCCTATCCCAATATCGGAGAGCCCGAAATGGGGGAACCGGCCTGCGAACGCGTTTTGATTAACGGCACGCCGAGTCTCAACATGAGTTCCACTGTCATGCCGTCAAATGGTGATCAGGCTGGCGTAATGGGCGGAGTTGTATGTGGCGAGATTATGGGAGAGGTCAAATTTACCGAAGGAAGCGAGAAAGTTACTCTCGCAGGGAGTCCGGCCGTTCGATTAACGTCATCGACAACACATAACGAGAATAATGCCGTTGGCGCTTGCCTTGTTCCAAGTCAAACGAAAGTACTCATTATGGAGTAATAAATTCACAGAGCACGCACGAGCACATCATGCGGTTCTCTTGGTATTGTCAACGACACGTTTGATTGTGGAGAAGAGTGTTTCAAGGCTAAACGGTTTGGATATATAGTCGTTGATACCGGCATCAATGAG
Above is a genomic segment from Desulfovibrio inopinatus DSM 10711 containing:
- a CDS encoding IS5 family transposase — translated: GTKADCSKALSLIQGINALFLIADKGYDTQKIVDEALRRNMTPVIPPRRNRKEQRKYDKYIYKLRHLVENAFLYIKQWRGIATRYAKMTTSFLAAVQIRCLFWWLTIS
- a CDS encoding DUF4150 domain-containing protein; this translates as MYAITKEGGMLMSPADVCLTPAGPVVVPIPYPNIGEPEMGEPACERVLINGTPSLNMSSTVMPSNGDQAGVMGGVVCGEIMGEVKFTEGSEKVTLAGSPAVRLTSSTTHNENNAVGACLVPSQTKVLIME